A window of the Clupea harengus chromosome 8, Ch_v2.0.2, whole genome shotgun sequence genome harbors these coding sequences:
- the LOC105912474 gene encoding cystatin-B-like — protein sequence MCVYPHFGRTGRLRNKKFSRFCSPLFNKMSGTQGGLGEVEDVTPEIQTMCDEVKAAVEEKVGKKYDVYTAKKYKNQIVAGTNYFIKVHVGGDDYIHIRLFEMLPVHGNKRELHSIHTSKTESDEIVYF from the exons ATGTGCGTTTATCCACACTTTGGTCGTACTGGGAGACTGAGAAACAAAAAGTTCTCCAGATTTTGCTCTCCTCTGTTCAACAAAATGTCTGGGACGCAAGGAGGTCTAGGGGAGGTCGAGGATGTGACGCCGGAAATCCAAACTATGTGTGATGAG GTGAAAGCCGCTGTTGAAGAGAAGGTAGGAAAGAAGTATGACGTCTACACTGCCAAGAAGTACAAGAACCAAATAGTGGCAGGGACAAATTACTTCATTAAG gTTCATGTTGGAGGAGACGACTACATCCACATCCGTTTGTTTGAGATGCTTCCCGTACATGGCAACAAGAGGGAGCTGCACAGTATCCACACCTCCAAAACTGAATCTGATGAGATTGTTTActtttag